DNA sequence from the Chrysiogenia bacterium genome:
GGCGCGCCTTCGGTAAAGAACGCGCACCCCCACCGCGCGGGTCCGGTCACGGTCGTCCACAACGGCATCTTCGAGAACGCGGGCGAGCTGCGCGCAAAATTCGCAAAATCCGGCACGCACTTTCATTCCGAGACCGACACCGAAGTATTCGCCGCGCTGGTGGAGAAGGCACTCAAAACGAGCAAGAGCCTGGCGGCCGCCGTACGCAAGGCCCTCTCCCAGGCAAGCGGCGCCTACGCGGTGCTGGTGGCTTCCGAGGACGAACCCGGCACGCTGGTGGCCGCGCGCTGGGGCTGCCCGCTCGTGGCCGGGATTGGGTCCGAAAAAGGCGAGTCCTACTTCGCCTCCGACATCCCGGCGCTCCTTTCCTACACCCGTGAGATCGTCATCCTCGAAGACGGCGAGATGGCCGTTGCCGGAAAGAGCGGGCTCACCCTCAGCGACTTCGCTGGCAAGAAGATCACCCGCGAGCCGCGCAAGATCGCCTGGGATCCCGTCAGCGCCGAAAAGGGCGGCTACAAGCATTTCATGCTCAAGGAAATTCACGAGCAGCCCCAGGCGCTGGTCAATACGATCGGCGCGCACTTCGATGCGAGCAAGCTGCGCACGACGCTTGGCGATCTGAGCCTTCCCGAGCGCCCGGCCCGCGTGGTGCTCATCGCCTGCGGCACGAGCTACCACGCCGCGCTGGTGGGCAAGCACTGGATCGAGCGGCTGGCCGGCGTGCCGGTCGAAGTCGACATCGCCAGCGAGTACCGCTACCGCGAGCCGCTCGTTCAGAAGACCGACCTGTGCGTGTTCCTCTCCCAGTCGGGCGAGACCGCCGACACGCTCGCGGCCTTGAAGCTCGCCAGGTCGAAGAAGGCCTTTACGCTGGCCATCGCCAACGTGCCCGACTCAAGCATCCCGCGCGCGGCGCACGCCACGCTCTACACCTACGCCGGCCCCGAGATCGGCGTGGCGGCAACGAAGACTTTTCTGGCGCAGCTCACGGCGCTCTTCATTCTGGCGCTGCACCTGGGAACGACGACGAAGAAGCTCAAGAAGGACGCGCGCGAGGCGCTCGCCAAAGAGCTGCTGCGCATCCCGGCGAAAATCGAGCGCACGCTGGCACTCGACGAGCAGATCGAGGCCATCGCGCATCATCACAACATGCACCGCGATTTCCTGTTTCTGGGGCGCGGGGTCAATCACCCCATCGCGCTCGAAGGGGCGCTTAAGCTCAAGGAAATTTCCTATATTCACGCCGAGGGCTATGCCGCCGGCGAGATGAAGCATGGGCCGATCGCGCTGCTCGATGAAGAATTTCCGGTGATCTGCCTGGCGCCCAAGGATGACGCCTTTCCCAAAGTCGCCAGCAATGTCGAGGAAATCCGCGCCCGCAGCGCACCGGTGCTGATCGTGACGAGCGAGGATCTAAAGCAGCGCCCCACCGGCTGGGATGAACTGCTGGTCGTTCCCAAGACCGACCCGCTGCTCTACCCGTTTCTGCTCACCCCGCCCCTGCAACTGCTGAGCTACCACATCGCCAACCTCAAGGGCTGCGACGTGGATCAGCCGCGGAACCTGGCGAAGAGCGTGACGGTGGAGTGAGGGGCCTCTTTTCTGCTAGAATGCCCCCATGATCGCCGAAATCGAAAACAAGCGCGCCGAGATCGAGGCCCTGTGCCGGCGCTACCACGTGAAGAGCCTGGAGGTCTTTGGCTCCGCCGCGCGCGGTGAGGATTTCGATCCGGAGAAGAGCGACATCGACTTTCTGGTGGATTTTGATCGCTCAACCCCTTCGGAGCTGGCACGCAAGTTCGTCGGCCTTCTCGTTGATCTGCAGGAACTGCTCGGTAGAAAAATTGATCTCGTGATGCCGAA
Encoded proteins:
- the glmS gene encoding glutamine--fructose-6-phosphate transaminase (isomerizing); this encodes MCGIVGYLGPKDGVPLVMDGLSRLEYRGYDSAGLASISRGETEVVRAKGKLAELRTALHKHPLSGGLVMGHTRWATHGAPSVKNAHPHRAGPVTVVHNGIFENAGELRAKFAKSGTHFHSETDTEVFAALVEKALKTSKSLAAAVRKALSQASGAYAVLVASEDEPGTLVAARWGCPLVAGIGSEKGESYFASDIPALLSYTREIVILEDGEMAVAGKSGLTLSDFAGKKITREPRKIAWDPVSAEKGGYKHFMLKEIHEQPQALVNTIGAHFDASKLRTTLGDLSLPERPARVVLIACGTSYHAALVGKHWIERLAGVPVEVDIASEYRYREPLVQKTDLCVFLSQSGETADTLAALKLARSKKAFTLAIANVPDSSIPRAAHATLYTYAGPEIGVAATKTFLAQLTALFILALHLGTTTKKLKKDAREALAKELLRIPAKIERTLALDEQIEAIAHHHNMHRDFLFLGRGVNHPIALEGALKLKEISYIHAEGYAAGEMKHGPIALLDEEFPVICLAPKDDAFPKVASNVEEIRARSAPVLIVTSEDLKQRPTGWDELLVVPKTDPLLYPFLLTPPLQLLSYHIANLKGCDVDQPRNLAKSVTVE
- a CDS encoding nucleotidyltransferase domain-containing protein yields the protein MIAEIENKRAEIEALCRRYHVKSLEVFGSAARGEDFDPEKSDIDFLVDFDRSTPSELARKFVGLLVDLQELLGRKIDLVMPNILEDRYLRETIEECREPLYAA